From Pseudoalteromonas sp. Scap06:
AAACACAGCGGTTGAGGTGATTAATACCCAAAATAGAATCGTTTTTATTATTAGTTTCATATTGTTAAAATAGATTAGTAGTTAGTTTAAGTTTATAACATTATAAATAGAGCGAAAAAACCTTAATGGATGAATTAATCATTCTACTCTTTTTGGAGTTTTTCACCTGACATCTTATACAGCCATGTAACCGTTTATGGAAAAAGGTTGGTAGACTATGGGTTATAAAGTCGCGCCCTGGTACTTTGAATTTGTGATAGTAGGCATTGCCGTTTCAACAATTGGGCTAATGCGATTGTTTAGAGCATTTTGGGGTGTCGGGATAAAAAGAAAGCGCTAGTTAGGAGCTAGAGCTTTTACTTTATAGTTCATGGCATATAGATATTTTTAGCTATTAACTAGAATCCTATATTTAACTAAATCGACATGACTATATAGATTTTTGACACCTTTACCCTCTTCAATGAATCCTACTTCATCGAGGTGTATGCCTGCTGTATTACCTTCTATTACGCGCCCTTTAGCAACCAATACATCATTCTTCATTAGAGATATGATTTTATTATTAAGTTCACCATTCTTATATTCCATTACATTTTCCTTTTTTGATTGAAGATGCAACATATCAGATTAGTCGACATTATAAAAAATAAGATACTTACGTAACCTTAGAAACTTGCGCTGTGCTAATAAGAAGTATGACACCTAATAATAGTTATTTGTTATGCACAAAATGACAGTGTATTTTATTAACGATTAGTGGTTATTATAGCGCGGGTTACTTGTCCAAATTGCGAAGCTAAAGCAACAATTACGTCACGCAAAAAGCAAAGCGCCCATGTGGTTAATTTATATTGCTCGTGTACTAACACTAAAGAGTGCGGGGCTACGTTCCGTATTACCCAATCGTTTGATCACTTCTTAAACCCGCCTTGTAAAACCACTGCGCAATTAGCAGCATCGCTTATTAAAAACCTACCGCGTGAAGAACAATTAGAATTAATTGGTCTATAAACTAAATTCCACACCTGATTACCGTTCAAAATTTCCAATTTTTCAAGTATGTATAAAAAAATAGCAATCAATGATGATTAAAAAAGCAACTAGATTTATTTTTTAAAAGCGTAAATTTAATCTTTCCTTAGTTGATTTTCATTATTATAAATGCTAACCAACAGTATCAGGTTAATACCTACTAACACAAATACGATATCCCAAAGTTATCCACAATGAGAGCGTTTTCTGTCCCTTGCAAAAGATCCTTAATCACATTATCTTGGTGTTGAAGCTGAGATTATCACTACATCTTGTGGTGTTCTTCAGTGGAGGGACTAACACCATACGCCAATATGGTGTTAGTAAAGTCACTTGCTGAGATTCCAGCAAACGCTTATTTGTACGAAAACAGCGTAACGTATTCTGAAATTATCGGCAAGTTAGTTTTATATTTTTTGGAGGGTAAAAAGTTGAAATTCAGCTTATCCTTAGAAATTTCGGAACGAGCAATTATTAATGTTACACACCTAATAATTGCAATCTGTAGCTTGCTAGCAATGTAATTATAAAGGGCTAAAGAAATTTAGCCCTTTATGTTTTCCTTATCTTTATATGATCTTTTCTCTGGAACTGGTGGTTTTTTTAGGTTTAACAACTGAGTTATACACCCGGTTGCGGCGTTTAACGTTTGTGTTTTTTCTTTTAGGTCGGGTACCTTTTTAGCTAACCACTTTGCTGCAATATCTGCCATTGTGGGTAAGCCCTTGGCATTGTTTCGCATGAGTTTAAGTTCTAGGCGTGGGTCTTTATCTTGGCTTAACCAATTTTGAAATAATGGGATATAGTCTTGCACTTCTTTAATGCTAAGCCTCGGATAACGCCCTAGCGTAATAATTACCTGTTTACCACCTACACGACAACGGTAGTGCTAAGTGATAGTCCCCTTAGCAGATACCCTTACACTTAAACTATCTCTATGCGATAATACACACGGTGTTTGATTTTTGCCTAGCAGCTTTATTATTTTCGTTTAACTGGTTGCCATTTAATTTTTTATACACAGTTAGCAAAAAATTTATACGCGAATTTATACACACCATGCAAATATTAAAGTGCTTTCTAAAATAGACAATAAATAACAAAAGCAAATAAAACCCACGAATATATAGGGCTTAAAGAAAGAATGAGCGAACCAACATACTACGAAAACCAAGCAACAATCTATTGGCACGACTACGAAACTTGGGGAGCAAGCCCGCAAAAGGATAAGCCGAGTCAGTTTGCCGGTGTACGCACCGATCTTGATTTAAATATTATTGGCGAGCCGCTTATTGAGTACTGTAAGCCACAAGCGGATTATTTACCGCATCCTGAAGCGTGTTTAATTACCGGTATTACCCCACAAGTGGCGATGCAAAAAGGCTTAGTTGAGGCTGAATTTATTGCTAAAATTCATGCAGAATTTAGCGTACCCAATACCTGTGTAGCTGGTTATAACAGTATTCGCTTTGATGATGAAGTAAGCCGATATAGCTTTTATCGTAACTTTTACGACCCGTACGAGCGTGAATATAAAAACAATAACAGCCGTTGGGATATCATAGATTTAGTGCGTGCCTGCTATGCGCTGCGCCCTGAGGGTATTGAATGGCCATTAAAAGAAGATGGCAGCCCTAGCTTTAAGCTTGAGCATTTAACCGTCGCTAATGGTATTGAACATGCCGCTGCGCACGACGCACTAAGTGATGTAACGGCCACCATTGCACTGGCAAAGCTAATTAAAGAGAAGCAGCCTAAACTGTACCAATTCTTTTTTAGTCTTCGCGGTAAAAAAGCACTCGCTGAAATGGTTGATGTGTTTAATATGACCCCATTAGTGCACACCTCGTCTCGTATTCCAGCAACACAAGGTTGTACCACTTGGGTAGCACCTATGAGTTTTCACCCGGTAAATAAAAACGCGGTTATTTGTTTTGATTTAACCCAAAACCCACAGGTATTACTTGATTTAAATGTAGAGCAATTACGCAAGCGTTTATACACCAAACGTATAGATTTAGCAGAGGGTGATTTACCGGTAGGTTTAAAATTAGTGCATTTAAACAAGTGCCCTATTTTAGCACCTGCTAAAACGCTACTGCCTGAAAACGCTGCTCGCTTGGGTATTGACCGTGAACAATGCTTGGCTAATTTAGCCATTTTAAAAGCCAATACCGAGCTACGTGATAAAGTCACTGAGGTATTTAATGAGCAAGGCGATTACAGCGCGACCACGAACGTAGATTACTTATTATATGATGGCTTTACTAGCCATGCTGATAAAGCTAAATTTGCGATTATTCGTGATGCAAAACCTGAAGACTTGGCAAGTTTAAAGCTTGAATTTGAAGATCCTAAATTTAATACTTTGTTGTTTAGATACCGCGCCCGTAACTGGCCACAAACGCTAAACCAACAAGAGCTTGATCAATGGCGTCAATATTGTCAAAGCAAGTTAATGCATGGCGAAGATCAACCCTCAATCAGCGCACAAGATTTTATGATCACCCTTGAAAACCTAGCGCACGAGCATGATGACAGCGAAAAAAATCTTACAATTTTAAAAGCCTTATACAATTACGCGCAAAGCATGTAATTTGCTTTAGTGTATATAACCCATGAAAAACGCGACCCTTTAGCAAAAAGTGTCGCGTTTTTTGTTACTAGGTAAAAAACCAAAAAACTATCCCAACAAGAGAGGTAAATGAGAAAACATAAAACCAACATTCTTTTTTTAGGTGTATCACTTTCTCTAAAAGCGCAGCGCCTCTTAGCCTCTTTGTGAACAGTTTACTTTTACCAATTACATTACTTTTTATGTAGTGCTTCAATACGCGCTAATAAGCTTGAGGTATCGTATCGACCGCCACCAAGAGCCTGCACATCGGCGTAGTATTGATCGACCGTTGCAGTCATTGGCAGCGTTGCACCATTATTTTTAGCTTCATCAAGGGCAATGCCTAAATCTTTACGCATCCAATCTACAGCAAAACCAAACTCGTACTCGCCTGCCCACATTGTTTTGTAGCGGTTTTCCATTTGCCACGAACCAGCTGCGCCTTTAGAAATGGTTTCTATTACTTTTTCGCCATCAAGCCCTGCTTGTTTAGCAAAATGTAAGCCCTCAGCTAATCCTTGCACTACACCTGCAATACAAATTTGGTTAACCATTTTACATAATTGCCCTGAGCCCGCTTCGCCTAAAAGCTGACTAAAACGGCTAAATGCACTCATGATAGGTTGTGCTTTAGCAAATACCGCTTCGTTACCACCCGCCATTACGGTTAATACCCCATTTTCAGCGCCAGCTTGACCGCCCGATACTGGCGCATCAATAAAGTCGATATGCTGTAAAGCTGCTTTTGCCGCTACTTCACGTGCCACTTCTGCTGAGGTAGTTGTGTGGTCAATTAAAATTGTGTTTTCGTGCATACCTGCTAGCACACCGTCATTGCCGTATACTACTGAACGTAAATCGTCGTCATTACCTACACACATAAATACCATATCGGCATCGCTTGCTGCCTCACGCGGAGTAGGTGCAAAGCTGCCGTCAAAATCTTCGACCCATTTTTGTGCTTTAGCCACCGTGCGGTTATAAACACATACGTTGTGCCCTGCTTTTGCTAAATGCCCTGCCATTGGGTAACCCATTACGCCTAAACCTATAAATGCAATTTTAACTGACATAAAAATGACCTATTTAACTGATAACTTAGAAACATAAGCTCGATTATGTCAATCGGCCGCTAAAAAAGCGAATGAAAGTCTTTTAAAATTTCCCGCATAAGGAAATTAGGTAGGTAACCTATGGATAGCATTTATCAATTTAACGCACAACTTTGTAATAACAGTGATTTTCCTTTGAGCCAGTTAAAAGGAAAAACGGTTCTTATTGTAAATACAGCAAGCAAATGTCATTTTTCGGCGCAATTATGTGCGCTTGAAAAGCTATACCAACAATACAAAAGCGATGGGTTTACTATTTTAGCCTTTCCATGCAATCAGTTTGATAAAAACGAACCATTAGAGGGCATGGCAATAAAAGACTACTATCAAAAACACTTTGCAATTAATTTTGAAGTCTTTGATAAGGTTATGGTGAATGGCCCAGATACACACCCCTTGTTTAGTTATTTAAAATCACATACGCGTGGAATTGCACAAAACCGTGCCATAAAGTGGAACTTCACTAAGTTTTTAATTAATGCTCAAGGACAACTAATTGCGCGCTATGCGCCGCGCACTAAACCAGAGTCATTACACAGCGTAATAACAAGCAGTTTAGGGTCAACGCAGATTATAAAAACAGCAAACACTCGTTTTGGTTAGGCATCTATAATAAAAATGGTTTATGGTAGATGTAACTAGGCTTGGTTTTCACTTAGCCCACTAAGTTAGTAGGATAGTAATAAATGAAAATTGCTTTTTTTAGTGCTCAAAAATACGAGCGGCCTTTTTTTGAACAAAGCTTAACTGGCTTTTCTAACATCGCTATTACCTATTTTGAGCAAAGTTTATCGGCGCACACTGCGGTTTTAGCTAAAGAATTTGATGCGGTATGCGTATTTGTAAACGATTCGGTAGATAAAGCGGTTATTGAGCAACTGGCTATATTTGGGGTTAACACCATTTTACTGCGCTGTGCGGGTTTTAATAATGTAGATTTAGCCGCTGCTAAACAGCATGGTATGCGTGTTCTGCGCGTTCCGGCTTACAGCCCTGAGGCAGTCGCAGAGCATTGTATTGCACTTATGCTTACGCTTAGCCGTAAAACCCATAAAGCTTATAACCGCGTACGTGAAGACAATTTTGACTTAAACGGCTTACTTGGATTTAACTTACATAATAAAACGGTGGGTATTATTGGCTGCGGTAAAATTGGCCAAGCATTGTGTAATATATTAACCGGTTTCGGCGCTCACATTTTAGTGTGCGATCCTAATGCACAAGCTGGTAATTACACAATTACTGATTTAAACACCTTGCTTACACAAAGCGATATCATTTCTTTGCATTGCCCGTTAAACGAGCACACCCATCATTTAATTGACGATGACGCATTTGCAGCGATGAAAACAGGAGTTATGCTAATAAACACCTCGCGCGGTGCATTGGTTAATAGTAAAGCGTGTATTAAGGCACTTAAATCACAAAAACTAGGTTATTTAGGGCTTGATGTGTACGAGCAAGAATCAGAGCTGTTTTTTAAAAACCACAGCGACGATATAAACCAAGACGATATTTTCTCTCGCTTGGTAAGCTTTAAAAATGTATTGATCACCGGCCATCAAGGCTTTTTTACTCAAGAAGCGCTTACAGAAATTGCCAATATCACCTTACAAAATGCATTTGAGGTTACTCAAGGAAATAGCTTAACAAACGAAGTGCTATAGCGCGGCTAAACAAAAAGCAAAAAAGCGAACAAAATATAGTGTTCGCTTTTTTTGTTATCAATAACACATGAGTTGTTGTATTCTAGCCAAACGCAACGTTTGCAAATACTAAGGTCATTAGCACTGGGCAGACAAAACGAATGTACTGAGCAAACCAATAATGTGCACCAGAACTTGCTTGATGAAGCTTATTACCACGCTGCCATAACCAGCCCACTGTAATAAAATAAAACAGTCCCATCAACGGGAGTTGGTATTGGGTAAATACCATAATAACCAAACCAAATAGCCAATCAAAATTAACAATAATAGTACTGGCACAAACAAATACAATGGCGCTAACGGCCCATGTAGCTTTGGTTCTATCAACACGGTGGTTTTCTACTAAAAAAGCCACCGGAATTTCAGTCGATGAAATGGTTGATGTAACTGAAGCAATCGACATCAACACAAAAAATAGTAAGCCAACCAATAAACCAATTTCACCCATGGTGCCAAATAACTCAGGTAATATGGCAAAAATAAGCTGCCCTTCACCAATTAGCTTGCCGTTGCTAAATACTTCAACGCCATTGAACTGCGCCACATATATAGCCGGTATAATTAATAGTCCAGCTAAAAATGCCACGCTGGTGTCGAGTAACGCAACACTTGCAGTCAATTTTGGTAAGTTAGCACCGGGCTTTAAATAAGAGCCATAAATCATCATACAGCCCACACCCAGTGATAATGAGAAAAACGCTTGCCCCATTGCGGCAATAATTAAATCGGGGTCGAGTATTTTACTAAAGTCAGGCACTAAATAGGCCGCAAACCCTTCGCTGGCACCCTCTAAGGTAGCAATGTAAGCAATTAGGCCAACGAGTAAAACAAGTAATAATGGCATTAAACGGCGCGACCAGGTTTCAATTCCTGATTTAACACCTTTTAAAATAATGCTAGCGGTTAAAATAAGCATCAGCGGCGTAAATATAAAATTACGTAGCATAGAGTCGCTATGTAAAAACTCACTCAAGCTCTGCACACCTAAAAAGGTGGTTATAGGCTCTATGGCGTAAGAAAGCATCCAACCTGCCACTATTGAATAAAAGCTTAACATGACAATTGCGCCAGCTAAGCCTATATAACCTGCAGCAGCGCCTACTTTAGGCGCATGGTCTTGCCATGCTTGGCCTAAGGCTTTAACCGGATTAGCTTGGGCTTTGTAGCCTAAATACAGCTCGGTGTATAACGCGGGAAGCGCTAGCAAAAAAATAACAATAAAGTACACCAATAAAAATGCGCCGCCACCATGATTAGCAGCCTGTGTAGGAAAACCCCATATATTGCCTAAACCTACCGCAGCACCGGCTGCTGCCAATACAAAACCAAGTCGACTTTGAAAACCATCACGCACTTGTGTCATACACCTACAAATCTGTTATTATTTTATCGAATGTGAATTAAACCATATTTAAGGGCGACTGAGTAATAAAAATGTACTTAGCGCGCATAACAGCAAACAACCGCTCACAAACTATCCAGCTTATAACGATAACTATGTAATCGGTATTCACTTTTAACGAGCAATAATGAGTTCAGCTTACTTCGACAATCAGTTATTACAAACCCCGCTTGCTGAGAATAATAACCACACCATTTTATTATTTGATGCCAGCCAATTGCAGGTTGATGAGCTAACACTTACACAGTTTTTAAGCCCATTTGAATTAAGTGTCATCGCGCGTCGTAAAACGCCCCAAGCAAAGCAAGAATATGTAGCAACGCGGCTGTTACTAAAATATTTAGTCAAAAGTGTATTACCTAGCAGCAGTAATATAACGCTTGATAAAATCAGCTCTGAATTTAATCAACAAACCAGTAAGCTTGAGCTAAATATAAATAACAACCAGGTGTATAGTTGCTGTGTGTCACACTCTCATGGTTTGGTAGGCGTGGCGCTAAATATTGATCATTCGCTATTTGGTTTTGATATAGAAAAAATCAGTTTAAAACGGCCATTTGAAAAACTCGCAAAGCACTTTTATGATGCTGCAGAAGTGGCTCTTATAACTAAGCAACCATGCACAGCTTCTAAAGCGGCGACATTTTTTAGACTTTGGACTTTAAAAGAGGCGTTAGCAAAAGCAACCAGCCGCCCTATTGCCCAGCTATTAAGCCCCAATGTATTTTGTGAGCTTGGCAACTCGCAATTAAGTGCAACTAGTACCGCATTAACAAATGATGTAAACGAGCAGTTTGATATTAGCGTTGTGGCAAAAAAAAGCACCGACTGGCAGTGCTCATTTATCTCATTTGCAGCGTTAAGCAGCAAGCTCGCCTTCAAGTAGTCGGCTATGAATAGCTTGGACCACAGCATCAGACTCACTTTGCTCGACTAAAAAGCACAGGTTGTGTTTACTCGCACCATGGCAAATAAGACGAATGTTAAATTCGCTCAACACCTGCATTAAATTCATTTCGTGCTGACGCAATACAATTTCAGACCCAATAAGTGCTACTAGGGTTAAATTGTTCTCAACCGATACATGGCAAAACTCAGCGAGTTTATCTAAGCATTCTTGATCTAGCTCTGGGCGTGATGCATTAGGCGCGTTATCAAGGGTAATAGCTACACTAATTTCAGAGGTAGTAACCAAGTCTACCGAAATATTACATTCACTTAAAATAGTAAAAATACGCGCTAAAAAACCACTCGCTAATAGCATTTCAGGGCTTTTAAGGGTTAATAATATTTGATTTTTACGTTGCGTGACCGCACGAATACCAGGTAGCTGAGATTTTTCTCGTTCAATCCAAGTGCCACCACGCTCTGGCTCTGTGCTTGAGCCAACAAACACATTTATATGGCTGCGACTGGCTGGCAAAATTGTAGCCGGATGCAGCACTTTAGCGCCAAAAGTGGCCATTTCTGCCGCTTCATCAAAGCTTAAACGCGCAATAGGTGTGGCTTTTACACACAAACGCGGATCGGTGCTAAAAATACCCACTACGTCGGTCCAAATATGCACACTTTTAGCGTTAATTGCTTCAGCTAACAAGGCGGCACTGTAATCAGAGCCACCGCGACCTAGTGTGGTAGTTACATTGTTTTCATCGCTGCCAATAAAGCCCTGAGTAACAATTACATTGTTCTCTAGTAAAGGAATTAAATGCTCTTTAGCTGCAAGCGCTGTGGCGGCTACATTAGGCGTGGCTTTACCAAATTGGCTATCGGTTTTAAGCACCTGGCGAACATCAAAACGCTGCGAATTTAAGCCCTTTAAGCGCAATACTTGAGTAAATAAATACGACGATAAACGCTCGCCAAAGCTGAGTAACTCATCGTGTTGCTTCTCTGTTGTCAGTATTTGATGTGCCAGTGTTTGGAAGTCATCGAGGGTGTTATTAAAACCAAGCGCTAAATCATCATCTAGGGTCAGATCAGTTAAAATTGCCTGCTGAATAGCAAGTACACCGTCAACATGCTGTTGACGTTCAGCGGCATCAATATCGGCTTTGCAAAGTGCCACCAAGTGATTAGTTACACCGGCGCTGGCGCTCACTGCAACAATTCGAACGCTGTTATCGTTTACAATGATTTCGCTACAACGGCTCATCGCCTCAAAGTTAGCAACGCTGGTGCCACCAAATTTGGCAACAATGTAATCTGATTTTGTGCACTGTGAACTTTGTGGCACTGATTGGGTAGTCATTTCGTCTCCTTTCGCGGCATCCAAACCGCAATAAAACAAGAAGAACTTGGCAGGAAATAAAGATAAGAAAAATCTACTGCCAGAAGCTCTCCACCTAAATTGGTGACAGTTTTGAGGATTCAGCCCCATAAACCGAAAAACAATGGTAACGACCCATTATTTTCCTCGGCGAGTACTTCCCTCCTTAATGGTCGCAGGCTGTCGTTGCCTCACATTAAGTACCTAAGTATCGCACCTCTTCTGAATGTATTATTAACCTGTGGCTAATAAAACAAAACCGCACTAAGAGTGCGGCTTTGAAAGTTATCGTTTAGACGTCTAGCTGTCAAGTCGTTTTATTATAAAATCAAATAAAACTACCCATAAAGTAAGAGCCAGCATAACCAAAGGTGTAACACACTAACAAATACAACGACAAACGAAGGTAACTTGCAAAAGTAAGTTCTTTAACCTTACTCATAGCAATAATACCAGCCGCCGAACCAATGATCAGCATTGAACCACCCACACCGGTTGCATACGTAAACGACAACCAATGCTGTTGACTCATTACAATGTCGGCTTTTAGTAACGCAGCCGTTAGTGGCACGTTATCAACACCGGCCGATAAAATACCCATTAAGTAGTTAGCGTACTCTGGCGCCATCACTGTATACAGGTTTGTAAATTGGCTTAGCACGCCCACTTCTTTTAATGCGCCAACAAGTAATAACACACCTACGAAAAACAGTAAGGTGTCGTACTCTATGTCACGTATAAAGTCGATCATATCTTTATTGATGTCTTTTTTGCGCATTAAAAATTGCGCGACTAAAAACATAATAGACAGGCCGAGTAAAAAGGTAAGTAACGGCGGCACACTATATAAAACACTTAAAGTAAGGGTAGAAATAACGGTAGTGAAGAAAATGACAGCGATAGTAATGTCGGTTTTTTCAATGCGTTTAAATTTAGTCTTTTTAAACTCTAACTGCTTGTTCATACCAATTGATAACAAGGTAGCCAGTAATAATACGCTTAATAATGCAGGCACAATTAACAATAATAAGTGACTAATAGTCACTTTACCATCAAGGAAAATCATTAACGTGGTTACATCACCTGTGATAAGTGAAACACCACCGGAGTTCACTGCAAATACAATTAAGGTGGCGTACTTAACTAGTTTTTTGGCTTCAAGCTTTAATGACATGATAACAGCCAAGGAGATCAGTGTAGCTGTTACATTGTCGGAGATAGACGAAAATACAAATGCAAAACACCCTACCAAAAACATTAGCTTTCGTTCACTAATACTGGTTGGCATTATCCGGTTCACAACATTTTCAATAAGTCCCTTGGAGTTTAAATAGGCAACAAAGGTCATTGCGGCCATTAAAAACAGCCATAAGGAAGCAATTTCTAAAATATTGTGGTCAAGGAGGGTTTGAATCGTTTCAGGGCTTTGCCCATTAAGAGGAAAAATAAAGGAGATAATCCAACAAAGTGTACCAAAAAATAATGTCGTTTTGGCTTTGTTTACGTGAATCACATCCTCAATAACGATAAGCAAGAATGCAATCGCTATCAGCGTCAGGATAATCGAGGAAACCATGATATTAAACAACCTTCGGGTTTAAGTAAAAATTGAAACCATGTAAAAAATAGAGGTACACACTCTATGTGCCTATATTCGGCGCGGATACTATCACTAAGCGAGTGTAAAAACTATTATTAAATCGTCGCAAAAACGAATACCATATAAGTTCAAGAAATATAAAATAACGAATACTAGGATGTTGTAACGCCTTATGATCCCAGCTAAAAAGCTACTTAATACCCTCACTGAGCATTGGGGTGTATTAGAGCTATTATTTAAACGCTTTAAAATGGCCGACTTTAGTATTAAAGATTTACAAAATGCCATAAAACAAAAGCAACCGACGTGGAATAATGAGCGTATTTATAAAGAAACCAATCGGTTATTAAATCAAGAAATCATTATTCCCTTGGCTAAATCGTCACAACTAGAAATTAACCGTGCCATTGCGGACTTTGCTACCTTTTTACTTCAAGAAGAACATTTAGGCTTAGCACAAGAAATTAGTGTATTGGTTGATGATTTAGCTCGCTTAGGTAACCGGCTATCTAATGCCGGTGAAATGGAAGATTTTGATGATTTACGTCGCTTTAGCCGCATTATGGATGATCGGGTTCGTAAAATAATTAAGCTGTTTTTACATAACGAAAACGCCATTTTAAATATTGTTGAGCAAGCCAAATCAAATAACGCGGTGCAATCGCTGCAAAAGCGCTACAAAGCCGTCATAGAAGCGTTTGATGAATATATAGAACCCATGCTAGAAATGGTCGATATTAGAGGCGACTTTCATGCCTGTTTTACTCTAATTGAGCAACAAATTAGCACCCAAATAGAACATATTGAACGCTCAGGCAAGGCGTACAGTGATAAACGTATGCTTGAGCAATTACGTACTCGTATTCTCGAAATGCATCTAGTTGGCCGGACAAGCTTACGTAAAAGTGCCGATATGCTAATGCCACTGCGTGAAGAGTTGCGCCGTAATAACCTTATTACCCGCCAAGCGGCAAAAGTATTAGGGCTAATTCGTAAAAACGGGGTGGATAATATGCTCAGCGCCGTGCAACCCCATTTTGTAAGCGATGCGCAAAAGTATTCATTGGGTCAACAGCGTCATATTGTTGCCTATATGGCAAGCTTAGCTGAGTTTGAACACCACGAATATCAGCTACCAGAACAAAATGATGTGCCCGCGTTTGTCACGCCAAACATTCCTGACTATCACGATGTAAAAGCGCAATTTACCAAACGCTTTAAAAAGCAGCGTAAAAAACCACAGCCTTTGCTGCAATTTTTAGATGAAAGCTATCCTGAGCTTGAAGCCGATGAAATGCTGTTTTTGTATCAAAAGTTGGTAAGCGATAGCACCCTAGAAATTAGCCAAAGCGATAAAAAAGCCCGCGTTAACATTGCAGGCCAGCACTTTAATTTATATCCCTTTAATTCAGAGCCTCAGGCTGATAAAGCCGAGCACGAGTAATCACCATGACCCATATAAACTTAGATGAGCTTTCTCACTTACAAGCCATTAATAAAAAATTAGTCGCCGGTTACCACATTTGCGAACAAGACACCGTAATGTGGCAAGAGCTTGACCAACAAATAGACGCTTATACTGCCTTATTTACAG
This genomic window contains:
- the lysC gene encoding lysine-sensitive aspartokinase 3 — translated: MTTQSVPQSSQCTKSDYIVAKFGGTSVANFEAMSRCSEIIVNDNSVRIVAVSASAGVTNHLVALCKADIDAAERQQHVDGVLAIQQAILTDLTLDDDLALGFNNTLDDFQTLAHQILTTEKQHDELLSFGERLSSYLFTQVLRLKGLNSQRFDVRQVLKTDSQFGKATPNVAATALAAKEHLIPLLENNVIVTQGFIGSDENNVTTTLGRGGSDYSAALLAEAINAKSVHIWTDVVGIFSTDPRLCVKATPIARLSFDEAAEMATFGAKVLHPATILPASRSHINVFVGSSTEPERGGTWIEREKSQLPGIRAVTQRKNQILLTLKSPEMLLASGFLARIFTILSECNISVDLVTTSEISVAITLDNAPNASRPELDQECLDKLAEFCHVSVENNLTLVALIGSEIVLRQHEMNLMQVLSEFNIRLICHGASKHNLCFLVEQSESDAVVQAIHSRLLEGELAA
- the nhaD gene encoding sodium:proton antiporter NhaD translates to MVSSIILTLIAIAFLLIVIEDVIHVNKAKTTLFFGTLCWIISFIFPLNGQSPETIQTLLDHNILEIASLWLFLMAAMTFVAYLNSKGLIENVVNRIMPTSISERKLMFLVGCFAFVFSSISDNVTATLISLAVIMSLKLEAKKLVKYATLIVFAVNSGGVSLITGDVTTLMIFLDGKVTISHLLLLIVPALLSVLLLATLLSIGMNKQLEFKKTKFKRIEKTDITIAVIFFTTVISTLTLSVLYSVPPLLTFLLGLSIMFLVAQFLMRKKDINKDMIDFIRDIEYDTLLFFVGVLLLVGALKEVGVLSQFTNLYTVMAPEYANYLMGILSAGVDNVPLTAALLKADIVMSQQHWLSFTYATGVGGSMLIIGSAAGIIAMSKVKELTFASYLRLSLYLLVCYTFGYAGSYFMGSFI